The Leishmania mexicana MHOM/GT/2001/U1103 complete genome, chromosome 32 genomic interval ATGAACCTGCACGACCCCTCGAATGCTCTCACCTCCCTGACGGAGCAACAGCAGGAGAGCTGGGACATtgtggaggagatggtgcGCACCCGCTCGGACGACGTGGATGCGCTTGTTCGGCTGGCGGAGAAGTACATGGAGCTGCTACCGTTCGCGCGCCCCGATGACCACAAGTACTTTTTTGGCGTGTGCGAGGAAAAGGTGCTCAAGCAGGATAAGCTGCTGAAGAAGTGCCTGGACACGATTGTTGACAGCGGTGTCGTGAACCGTCTGTCCGCGCAGACGATTGCGTCGATCTTGCATAGCCTCGCTGCGATCCGATTCGAGTACTTTGCATCCGTGAAGTGCTTCATGTCAAGCATCAGTGATGAGCAGTGGCTTTTGATGGAGGCTGCGCCGCTAGTGCAGATCCTCACCGGCATGGATAAGCTCTCTCTCCGCACACCGGCGGTTCTGCGCCGCATTGGTGGACGTCTGATGGAGGTCTGCCGCTTCCTGACACCGTTGGACACTGCGCAGGCGATTCATGCACTGCAGGCGCTGGGCCACAACGATGCCGTGCTGCTGGGAAAGCTTGCCGCCCACgccgcggcgttggcgcgACGATTCGACGAGGCCAGCATGGCAGTGCTCTTCAGCACACCCTCAATCCACAGACTGATGAGCACGCCTGAAGTGGCGCGACCTCTTCTCCTACAAGCAAGTGCGAAGATCCAGTCGCAACACCGGCGTGAGAAGATATCGGCGTGGGTGCGCCGCTCTGGCTTGCCGCGCGAGTTAATCGATGAAAGTACGAGGCGCCTTCAGGTGACGAGCGGGGATGCCAGGCCCTCGGAAGCTCGTCTTCGTCTCACCTAAGGAGGGTGGAGCTATGTAGGCTGATTCAcaggacacgcacacacagacacacctaTACGCGTACTTGGCGGTTCGGCTTTCGCCGTAGCGCCGCGCTAGAGCCAGTGCAGGTCTGCCTTTCGAGGACTGCTGCACTCTTGGGGCATGGCTGTCGCACTTCACATGCCACAGGTGCACGCCTGAGGCGGtctgcgcgaggagggggggggcacactTCGCCTTGCCGACgctttcccttccctctcacCCTGTCTCGCTGCGCTCTTCACCATCCATTGAAAAAGGGTGTGGCGTGCGAGCTGTGCCTGCGACTGCACCGCCGTACTGAACACTgctctgcctccccccccttcgcTGCCTGCCCGCACAAAACGTGTTGATCTGACGCATTTGAGCgcgtaccccccccccccccacacacacacacaggatCGCATCCTGCCGACCCCGACACGCATAGACAAGACCCCCATACGCAGCGAAATAAACGCACATGATAGAGAACGTGCATGGCCGAAACTAGGGCAgccgtagacacacacacacacgcacctgctAACATTTTTATTTTCGATTTGCactcgcccccctcccccttagCGAAAATGCCGGTCATTCAAACGTTTGTCTCGACTCCGCTTGACTACCACAAGCGCGAAAACCTTGCGCAGGTGTACCGGGCGGTCACCCGTGATGTACTCGGCAAACCAGAGGATCTCGTGATGATGACGTTTCACGACAACACACCTATGCATTTCTTCGGTTCGACCGATCCAGTCGCGTACGTTAGAGTAGAGGCGCTGGGCGGGTACGGCCCTTCGGAGCCGGAGAAAGTGACGTCCATCGTTACAGCGGCTATCACGAAAGAGTGCGGCATCTTGGCTGACCGTATATTTGTGCTCTACTTCTCGCCTCTGCACTGCGGCTGGAATGGCACAAACTTCTAAGCCATCACGGCTACTTCTACCCATGTTGGGATGCTACACTGCAAGTCTTCTAGTGCAAGCAAACAACGAGATTCAAGTACACACGGTGACGCGGTTGCCATCCACATGCGCTATGATGCGGCATTTCCCTGAGTCGTGCCAGGGTCACACAAGCCTCGTTTTTTCTTGTGAGGTGCATCTTTCCCTCCACGCTTCTGTCATCTCCACGCCACTTCTTACCTGAGAGAGTGACGTATGccaaacagagagagaatcTGCCTAACATATGACGCtcccctgctgcggcgccagcgtGCCCGAACCTTCCTCTGCGCCtacgcccctcctccttccgcTCGGTACGAAAGCAGCAGCTTCATAACCACagttacacacacacacaccagcacgTCTTTCACCTTTCTGAGAAAATGCCGTTTGTGCAGACGATTGTCTCGGTCTCGCTGGACGACCAGAAGCGCGCCAACCTTTCGACAGCGTACCGCATGATCTGCCGCGAGGAACTCGGCAAACCCGAGGACTTCGTGATGACTGCGTTCAGTGATGCCACCCCGATAACTTTCCAA includes:
- a CDS encoding macrophage migration inhibitory factor-like protein; protein product: MPVIQTFVSTPLDYHKRENLAQVYRAVTRDVLGKPEDLVMMTFHDNTPMHFFGSTDPVAYVRVEALGGYGPSEPEKVTSIVTAAITKECGILADRIFVLYFSPLHCGWNGTNF